A genomic window from Equus asinus isolate D_3611 breed Donkey chromosome 25, EquAss-T2T_v2, whole genome shotgun sequence includes:
- the LOC106846272 gene encoding protein S100-A7 encodes MSKTEAEASVIGIIELFHKYTGRDDMIDKPGLLKMLQDNFPNFLAACDKKGTDYLANVFEKKDKNRDKKIDFSEFLSLLGDIATDYHKQSHGAPACSEGDQ; translated from the exons ATGAGCAAAACTGAAGCTGAGGCGTCTGTGATTGGCATAATCGAGCTGTTTCACAAATACACCGGACGTGATGACATGATTGACAAGCCAGGCCTGTTGAAGATGCTGCAGGACAATTTCCCCAACTTCCTTGCTGCCTGT GACAAAAAGGGCACAGATTACTTGGCCAATGTCTTTGAGAAGAAGGACAAGAATAGAGACAAGAAGATTGACTTTTCCGAGTTTCTCTCTTTGCTGGGGGACATAGCCACAGACTACCACAAACAGAGCCATGGAGCACCAGCCTGTTCTGAAGGAGACCAGTGA